The following are encoded together in the Streptomyces sp. NBC_01465 genome:
- a CDS encoding alpha/beta fold hydrolase has protein sequence MTKNSTSSTDSTWTGMVPVDDTALAVTDTGGPGIPVIYLNGQFATQGYWRRVIAELGPGLRHITFDERGRGRKSKRSADYSFEAAVRDVDAVLAARGVDRVLVVGWSYGSFVGAHWVGRNPERALGAVLVDGAQPNDWLDEAMEQRIRKQFKRMGWFLPLLRPTGLTARMSAEQMAECNIELGKVAREAALGPVLDGITVPVRYVVASGTSLGSKGDEQERIRASLDQVFARNANIQLGAKVASNHGAILKKDAPAIAAALREVAALNGGER, from the coding sequence ATGACCAAGAACAGCACTTCCTCGACCGACTCGACGTGGACCGGCATGGTCCCGGTCGACGACACCGCCCTGGCCGTCACCGACACCGGCGGCCCCGGTATCCCCGTGATCTACCTCAACGGCCAGTTCGCCACTCAGGGGTACTGGCGCCGGGTCATCGCCGAACTCGGGCCGGGCCTGCGCCACATCACCTTCGACGAGCGCGGCCGCGGCCGGAAGTCGAAGCGTTCGGCGGACTATTCCTTCGAGGCCGCCGTGCGCGATGTCGATGCCGTTCTCGCGGCGAGGGGTGTGGACCGGGTCCTGGTGGTGGGCTGGTCGTACGGATCGTTCGTCGGGGCGCACTGGGTCGGCCGGAACCCGGAACGCGCCCTGGGTGCAGTCCTGGTCGACGGTGCGCAGCCGAACGACTGGCTGGACGAGGCCATGGAGCAGCGGATCCGCAAGCAGTTCAAGCGGATGGGCTGGTTCCTGCCACTGCTGCGACCGACGGGCCTGACCGCGCGGATGTCCGCCGAGCAGATGGCGGAATGCAACATCGAGCTCGGAAAGGTGGCCCGCGAAGCCGCGTTGGGCCCCGTCCTGGACGGCATCACCGTCCCGGTGCGGTACGTAGTCGCCTCGGGTACGTCCCTCGGCAGCAAGGGGGACGAGCAGGAGCGGATTCGCGCATCGCTCGACCAGGTCTTCGCGCGCAATGCGAACATCCAGCTCGGCGCGAAGGTCGCCAGCAACCACGGTGCGATTCTGAAGAAGGACGCCCCTGCCATCGCCGCGGCCCTGCGTGAAGTGGCCGCGCTCAACGGGGGCGAGCGCTGA
- a CDS encoding acyl-CoA carboxylase subunit beta, with protein MTALDDKPVGQQRGTVAELHAIRDAMRRGPSDRATEAQHAKGKLTARERLQLLFDDGRFTEVEGLRRHRASGFGLEDKRPYTDGVVTAWGRVFGRVVFAYAHDFRIFGGSLGEAHAEKIHKIMDMAASAGAPIVGLCDGAGARIQEGVTALAGYGGIFQRNVRNSGVVPQISVMLGPCAGGAAYSPVLTDFVFMVRGTAQMFITGPDVVQAVTGEQISHDELGGADAHTRLSGVAGFAYDDEESCLADVRYLLSFLPANNREQPPSETCADRPDRLTPAMRDLVPSDDKRVYDVREVVEEFVDGGDYFEVHEAWAPNVVCALARLDGHVVGIVANQPAALAGVLDIKGSEKAARFVQMCDSFNIPLVTLVDVPGFLPGIDQEHGGIIRHGAKLLYAYCNATVPRIQLILRKAYGGAYIVMDSRSIGSDLSLAWPGNEIAVMGAEGAANVVFRREIAASADPESSREQHIKEYRDQLMHPYYAAERGLVDDVIDPAETRIRLIDALAVLRTKYVAQPSRKHGNQPQ; from the coding sequence ATGACCGCCCTGGACGACAAGCCGGTCGGGCAGCAGCGCGGCACGGTCGCCGAACTGCATGCCATACGTGACGCGATGCGCCGAGGCCCCAGCGACAGGGCCACCGAGGCGCAGCACGCCAAAGGCAAACTCACGGCACGCGAGCGGCTCCAACTCCTTTTCGACGACGGACGGTTCACCGAGGTCGAAGGGCTGCGCAGACACCGGGCCAGCGGCTTCGGCCTGGAGGACAAGCGCCCCTACACCGACGGTGTGGTCACCGCCTGGGGCCGCGTGTTCGGCCGTGTCGTCTTCGCGTACGCCCATGACTTCCGGATCTTCGGAGGCTCCCTCGGCGAGGCGCACGCCGAGAAGATCCACAAGATCATGGACATGGCCGCCTCCGCCGGAGCCCCGATCGTGGGCCTGTGCGACGGCGCCGGCGCACGCATCCAGGAAGGGGTGACCGCGCTCGCCGGGTACGGCGGGATCTTCCAGCGCAACGTCCGCAACTCCGGGGTCGTCCCGCAGATCAGCGTCATGCTGGGCCCCTGCGCGGGCGGGGCGGCCTACTCCCCGGTGCTGACCGACTTCGTGTTCATGGTGCGCGGCACCGCGCAGATGTTCATCACGGGTCCCGACGTGGTGCAGGCGGTCACCGGAGAGCAGATCAGCCACGACGAGCTGGGCGGCGCCGACGCCCACACCCGTCTCTCCGGCGTCGCCGGATTCGCGTACGACGACGAGGAGAGCTGCCTCGCGGACGTCCGCTACCTGCTGTCCTTCCTGCCCGCCAACAACCGTGAACAGCCGCCCTCCGAGACCTGTGCGGACCGGCCCGACCGGCTCACCCCGGCCATGCGCGACCTGGTGCCGTCCGACGACAAGCGGGTGTACGACGTACGCGAGGTCGTCGAGGAGTTCGTCGACGGCGGCGACTACTTCGAGGTGCACGAGGCCTGGGCGCCCAACGTGGTGTGCGCACTGGCCCGTCTGGACGGCCATGTCGTCGGCATCGTGGCCAACCAGCCCGCCGCGCTCGCCGGCGTACTCGACATCAAGGGCAGCGAGAAGGCGGCGCGCTTCGTGCAGATGTGCGACTCCTTCAACATCCCCCTCGTGACCCTGGTGGATGTGCCGGGCTTCCTGCCCGGCATCGACCAGGAGCACGGCGGCATCATCCGCCACGGCGCCAAACTCCTCTACGCGTACTGCAATGCGACGGTTCCCCGCATCCAGCTGATCCTGCGCAAGGCCTACGGCGGCGCGTACATCGTCATGGACTCGCGCTCCATCGGCTCGGACCTGTCGCTGGCCTGGCCGGGCAACGAGATCGCCGTGATGGGGGCGGAGGGCGCCGCCAACGTCGTCTTCCGGCGCGAGATCGCGGCGTCCGCCGATCCCGAGTCCTCCCGCGAACAGCACATCAAGGAGTACCGGGACCAGCTCATGCACCCGTACTACGCGGCCGAACGAGGCCTGGTGGACGACGTCATCGACCCTGCGGAGACCCGCATCAGGCTGATCGACGCGCTCGCCGTGCTGCGCACCAAGTACGTGGCTCAGCCTTCCCGCAAGCACGGGAACCAGCCCCAGTAG
- a CDS encoding class I SAM-dependent methyltransferase produces MHDPAEAALSALTRPGMGTENAGPLLRALTRMARPRTVVEVGAGSSTLHLLLGLRDARAEAAADRRVVGGSVTNDERASVLHPRSASEDYAPKLLVVDDISVAGTSAHQVSDAARALGLDDMLTFVERDFFEMTDQELDAWGPLDLVWLDAGTQADDAGFLTSLWPRVTPGGTVVLHEPYLATTVETSHGRVACRVVPTPLLQELRRQGAASADGFDVLALSEPHKHRQTGLLMLRKHAGWERDRCTPFAEELKALGEIPSDEVPRLSPTPVPAGSGTPGDAGQILAALSDVAQRTVFSSVVLLADTAQGIAARLGTSPAACTAALAGLHAVGLVTHENGLWSAADRIWRQLQPSSTAQA; encoded by the coding sequence GTGCACGATCCGGCCGAAGCGGCGCTGAGCGCCCTCACCCGCCCCGGTATGGGCACCGAGAACGCGGGGCCTCTGCTGCGGGCGCTGACCAGGATGGCGCGTCCGCGCACCGTGGTCGAGGTGGGTGCCGGTTCCTCGACGCTCCACCTGCTCCTCGGGCTGCGCGACGCCCGGGCGGAGGCTGCCGCGGACCGTCGTGTCGTCGGCGGGTCGGTGACGAACGACGAACGTGCCTCTGTCCTGCATCCACGGTCCGCAAGCGAGGACTACGCGCCGAAACTCCTTGTCGTCGACGACATTTCCGTGGCCGGCACGTCCGCGCACCAGGTGAGCGACGCGGCCCGCGCACTCGGCCTCGACGACATGCTCACCTTCGTCGAACGGGACTTCTTCGAGATGACCGACCAGGAGCTCGACGCATGGGGGCCGTTGGACCTGGTGTGGCTCGATGCCGGCACGCAGGCCGACGACGCCGGGTTCCTCACTTCGCTGTGGCCACGCGTCACACCGGGTGGCACGGTTGTGTTGCACGAGCCGTACCTGGCCACGACGGTCGAGACGTCCCACGGCAGGGTGGCCTGTCGTGTCGTCCCCACTCCCCTGCTGCAGGAATTGCGCCGCCAGGGCGCCGCGAGCGCGGACGGATTCGACGTGCTTGCCCTGAGCGAGCCCCACAAGCACCGTCAGACGGGTCTGCTGATGCTCCGCAAACACGCCGGGTGGGAACGCGACAGGTGCACCCCCTTCGCCGAGGAGCTGAAGGCGCTGGGGGAGATTCCCTCGGACGAGGTGCCACGTCTGTCCCCCACACCCGTACCTGCGGGGAGCGGCACTCCCGGGGACGCGGGGCAGATCCTCGCGGCGCTGTCCGACGTCGCCCAGCGCACCGTGTTCAGCTCGGTGGTCCTCCTGGCCGACACCGCGCAAGGCATCGCGGCGCGCCTCGGTACGTCTCCCGCCGCATGCACTGCGGCTCTTGCCGGACTGCATGCGGTAGGCCTCGTCACGCACGAGAACGGCCTCTGGTCCGCCGCCGACCGTATTTGGCGGCAGCTGCAGCCCTCGTCCACCGCGCAGGCGTGA
- a CDS encoding helix-turn-helix domain-containing protein has translation MPGGRLTQQERQQIALGLADGLAYAEIARRVDRPTSTITREVMRNGGPTSYRAEVAHRATERRAHRRRQAAPRGAGALPQPHGRDAEAVREYEEVFTTVIMASGAPTMMSRVLACLTLTDSGSLTAAELVERLQVSPASISKAIAYLENQGLVRRERDERRRERYVVDDDIWYQSMMASARSTAQLVETARQGVGVLVPGTPAATRLENIARFLDFVSESIARAAEQAREILHTKSDTAQDDSA, from the coding sequence ATGCCGGGAGGCAGACTCACCCAGCAGGAACGCCAGCAGATCGCGCTGGGACTGGCGGACGGTCTTGCCTACGCGGAGATCGCCAGGCGTGTGGACCGCCCGACCTCGACGATCACGCGGGAGGTGATGCGCAACGGCGGCCCCACCTCGTACCGGGCCGAAGTCGCCCACCGCGCCACCGAGCGCCGCGCCCACCGGCGCAGGCAGGCCGCGCCCCGGGGAGCAGGAGCACTCCCCCAGCCCCACGGTCGCGACGCGGAGGCGGTCCGTGAGTACGAGGAGGTGTTCACCACCGTCATCATGGCGTCGGGTGCGCCCACGATGATGTCGCGGGTGCTCGCCTGCCTGACCCTCACCGACTCCGGCAGTCTCACCGCGGCCGAACTCGTCGAACGCCTCCAGGTCAGCCCGGCGTCCATCTCCAAAGCGATCGCGTACCTCGAGAACCAGGGCCTGGTCCGCCGCGAACGCGACGAACGCCGCCGCGAGCGCTACGTCGTCGACGACGACATCTGGTACCAGTCGATGATGGCGAGCGCCCGGTCCACCGCCCAGCTCGTCGAGACCGCACGGCAGGGAGTCGGCGTCCTCGTGCCCGGCACGCCGGCCGCCACGCGTCTCGAAAACATCGCCCGTTTCCTCGACTTCGTCTCCGAGAGCATCGCCCGCGCCGCGGAACAGGCTCGCGAAATCCTCCACACGAAATCCGATACGGCTCAGGACGACAGCGCCTGA
- a CDS encoding 2-oxoacid:ferredoxin oxidoreductase subunit beta — MPTEALTLIPKSEVPLAARDFKSDQEVRWCPGCGDYAVLAAVQGFMPELGLAKENIVFVSGIGCSSRFPYYMNTYGMHSIHGRAPAIATGLASSRRDLSVWVVTGDGDALSIGGNHLIHALRRNVNLKILLFNNRIYGLTKGQYSPTSEVGKITKSTPMGSLDAPFNPVSLAIGAEASFVARTVDSDRKHLTSVLRAAAEHPGTALVEIYQNCNIFNDGAFEVLKDKQQAEEAVIRLEHGQPIRFGADGSKGVVRDQATGDLKVIAVTPENESQILMHDAHTTSPTTAFALSRLADPDTLHHTPIGVFRSVDRPVYDTQMSDQLETAIEQKGKGDLATLLAGNDTWTVV, encoded by the coding sequence ATGCCCACTGAGGCCCTGACCCTCATCCCCAAGTCCGAAGTTCCGCTGGCGGCCCGGGACTTCAAGTCCGATCAGGAAGTGCGCTGGTGTCCGGGCTGCGGTGACTACGCGGTGCTGGCGGCGGTGCAGGGCTTCATGCCCGAACTCGGTCTGGCGAAGGAGAACATCGTCTTCGTCTCCGGGATCGGCTGCTCCTCCCGCTTCCCGTACTACATGAACACCTACGGGATGCACTCCATCCACGGCCGCGCCCCCGCGATCGCCACCGGACTGGCGTCTTCCCGGCGGGACTTGAGCGTGTGGGTGGTCACCGGCGACGGCGACGCCCTGTCGATCGGCGGCAACCACCTCATCCACGCCCTGCGCCGCAACGTGAACCTGAAGATCCTCCTGTTCAACAACCGGATCTACGGACTCACCAAGGGCCAGTACTCCCCCACCTCCGAGGTCGGGAAGATCACCAAGTCCACCCCGATGGGCTCCCTCGACGCCCCCTTCAACCCCGTCTCCCTCGCCATCGGCGCGGAAGCCAGCTTCGTGGCACGGACGGTGGACTCCGACCGCAAGCACCTCACCAGCGTGCTGCGCGCCGCCGCCGAACACCCCGGCACCGCCCTGGTCGAGATCTACCAGAACTGCAACATCTTCAACGACGGCGCTTTTGAGGTCCTCAAGGACAAGCAACAGGCCGAAGAAGCCGTCATCCGCCTCGAGCACGGCCAGCCGATCCGCTTCGGCGCCGACGGCTCCAAGGGCGTCGTCCGCGACCAGGCCACCGGCGACCTCAAGGTCATCGCAGTCACCCCCGAGAACGAGTCGCAGATCCTCATGCACGACGCCCACACCACGTCCCCGACCACGGCGTTCGCCCTGTCCCGCCTGGCCGACCCCGACACCCTGCACCACACCCCCATCGGGGTGTTCCGCTCGGTGGACCGCCCGGTCTACGACACCCAGATGTCCGACCAACTCGAAACCGCCATCGAGCAGAAGGGCAAGGGCGACCTCGCCACCCTCCTCGCCGGCAACGACACCTGGACCGTCGTCTAG
- the cimA gene encoding citramalate synthase has protein sequence MSSSPSDSFHVFDTTLRDGAQREGISLTVADKLTIARHLDDFGVGFIEGGWPGANPRDTEFFARAQEIDFRHAQLVAFGATRRPGAKAADDPQVRALLESGAPVITLVAKAHDRHVELALRTTLDENLEMVRDTVAHLVAEGRRVFVDCEHFFDGYRANPVYAKAVVRAAHEAGASVVVLCDTNGGMLPAQIQAIVHIVLDDTGARLGIHAQDDTGCAVANTLAAVDAGATHVQCTANGYGERVGNSNLFSVVAALELKYGKKVLPDGALREMTRISHAIAEVTNLAPSTHQPYVGISAFAHKAGLHASAIKVDPDLYQHIDPDLVGNRIRMLVSDMAGRASVELKSQELGVDISGDRELVGRVVARVKERELQGYTYEAADASFELLLREEAEGRARSYFRIESRRAIIEDRPDGSHANEATVKLWAKGERIVATAEGNGPVNALDRALRVALERIYPQLATLELVDYRVRRLDGTYGTECTTRVLISTTDGQNEWSTVGVAENVIAASWCALEEAYTYGLLRAGIEPVE, from the coding sequence ATGAGCAGCAGCCCGAGTGATTCCTTCCACGTCTTCGACACGACGCTGCGCGACGGAGCTCAGCGCGAAGGCATCAGCCTCACTGTCGCGGACAAGCTGACCATCGCACGGCACCTGGACGATTTCGGCGTGGGCTTCATCGAAGGAGGCTGGCCGGGCGCCAACCCGCGCGACACCGAGTTCTTCGCCCGTGCGCAGGAGATCGACTTCCGGCACGCCCAGCTCGTCGCCTTCGGCGCCACGCGCAGGCCCGGCGCCAAAGCAGCCGACGACCCGCAGGTCAGGGCGCTCCTCGAGTCGGGTGCCCCGGTGATCACGCTGGTCGCCAAGGCGCACGACCGGCATGTCGAACTGGCCCTGCGCACCACCCTCGACGAGAACCTGGAGATGGTCCGCGACACCGTCGCCCATCTGGTGGCCGAGGGCCGCCGTGTCTTCGTCGACTGCGAGCACTTCTTCGACGGCTACCGCGCCAACCCCGTTTATGCGAAAGCCGTCGTACGGGCCGCACACGAGGCGGGCGCCTCGGTCGTCGTGCTCTGCGACACCAACGGCGGCATGCTCCCCGCCCAGATCCAGGCGATCGTGCACATCGTCCTCGACGACACGGGAGCCCGGCTCGGCATTCACGCCCAGGACGACACGGGCTGCGCCGTCGCCAACACCCTTGCAGCCGTCGACGCCGGCGCGACTCATGTGCAGTGCACGGCCAATGGCTACGGAGAGCGCGTCGGCAACTCCAACCTCTTCTCGGTCGTCGCCGCCCTGGAACTCAAGTACGGCAAGAAGGTTCTGCCCGACGGCGCGCTGCGCGAGATGACGCGCATCTCGCACGCCATCGCCGAGGTCACGAACCTCGCCCCGTCCACCCACCAGCCCTATGTCGGCATCTCCGCCTTCGCACACAAGGCGGGCCTCCACGCCTCCGCGATCAAGGTCGACCCGGATCTGTACCAGCACATCGACCCCGACCTCGTCGGCAACCGCATCCGCATGCTGGTCTCCGACATGGCGGGCCGCGCCTCCGTCGAGCTCAAGAGCCAGGAGCTCGGCGTGGACATCTCCGGCGACCGCGAGCTCGTCGGCCGCGTCGTCGCACGCGTCAAGGAGCGTGAACTGCAGGGCTACACGTACGAGGCCGCCGACGCCTCCTTCGAACTGCTGCTCCGCGAGGAGGCCGAGGGCAGGGCCCGCAGCTACTTCCGCATCGAGTCCAGGCGGGCCATCATCGAGGACCGCCCCGACGGCAGCCACGCCAACGAAGCGACCGTGAAGCTGTGGGCCAAGGGCGAGCGCATCGTCGCCACCGCCGAGGGCAACGGCCCGGTCAATGCGCTCGACCGTGCCCTGCGCGTCGCGCTCGAGCGCATCTACCCGCAGCTCGCCACGCTCGAACTGGTCGACTACAGGGTCCGCAGGCTGGACGGCACGTACGGCACGGAGTGCACGACCCGCGTCCTGATCTCCACCACGGACGGCCAGAACGAGTGGTCAACGGTGGGCGTCGCCGAGAACGTCATCGCCGCATCGTGGTGTGCGCTGGAGGAGGCCTACACGTACGGGTTGCTGCGAGCGGGGATCGAGCCGGTCGAGTAG
- a CDS encoding 2-oxoacid:acceptor oxidoreductase subunit alpha: MSVTTAAPDVTGVRDKEVRRLDRVIIRFAGDSGDGMQLTGDRFTSETASFGNDLSTLPNFPAEIRAPAGTLPGVSSFQLHFADHDILTPGDAPNVLVAMNPAALKANIGDLPRGAEIIVNTDEFTKRPMAKVGYATSPLEDGSLEAFRVHPVPLTSMTIEALKEFGLSRKEAERSKNMFALGLLSWMYHRPTEGTEKFLRTKFAKKPEIAEANVAAFRAGWNFGETTEDFAVSYEVAPATSAFPTGTYRNMSGNLALSYGLIAAARQADLPLYLGSYPITPASDILHELSKHKNFGVRTFQAEDEIAGIGAALGAAFGGSLAITTTSGPGVALKSEAIGLAVSLELPLLIIDIQRGGPSTGLPTKTEQADLLQAMYGRNGEAPVPIVAPKTPGDCFDAALDAARIALTYRTPVFLLSDGYLANGSEPWRVPEVDELPDLRVQFAAGPNHELADGTEVFWPYKRDPQTLARPWAVPGTPGLEHRIGGIEKQDGTGNISYDPANHDFMVRTRQAKIDGIEVPDLKVDDPNEARTLVLGWGSTFGPITAAVRRLRAENVPIAQAHLRHLNPFPNNLGDVLADYDRVVIPEMNLGQLATLIRAKYLVDAISFNQVNGMPFKAEQLATALKEAIDAH; encoded by the coding sequence ATGTCTGTGACAACCGCTGCCCCTGACGTAACAGGGGTGCGCGACAAGGAAGTCCGCCGTCTGGACCGGGTGATCATCCGGTTCGCGGGGGACTCCGGTGACGGTATGCAGCTCACGGGCGACCGGTTCACGTCGGAGACGGCGTCGTTCGGCAACGACCTGTCGACGCTGCCGAACTTCCCGGCCGAGATCCGGGCGCCCGCAGGGACGCTGCCGGGTGTCTCCAGCTTCCAGCTGCACTTCGCGGATCACGACATCCTCACGCCGGGCGATGCCCCGAACGTGCTGGTCGCGATGAACCCGGCGGCGCTGAAGGCCAACATCGGGGACCTGCCGCGCGGGGCCGAAATCATCGTGAACACCGATGAGTTCACGAAGCGGCCGATGGCGAAGGTCGGGTATGCGACCTCTCCGCTGGAGGACGGTTCGCTGGAGGCGTTCCGGGTGCATCCGGTGCCGCTGACGTCGATGACGATCGAGGCGCTGAAGGAGTTCGGGCTCTCCCGCAAGGAGGCCGAGCGGTCGAAGAACATGTTCGCGCTGGGGCTTCTGTCGTGGATGTACCACCGGCCGACCGAGGGCACGGAGAAGTTCCTGCGGACGAAGTTCGCGAAGAAGCCCGAGATCGCCGAGGCCAACGTCGCTGCGTTCAGGGCGGGTTGGAACTTCGGTGAGACGACCGAGGACTTCGCGGTGTCTTATGAGGTGGCTCCGGCGACGTCCGCGTTCCCGACGGGCACCTACCGGAACATGTCGGGGAATCTGGCGCTGTCGTACGGGCTGATCGCGGCCGCCCGGCAGGCGGATCTCCCGCTCTACCTCGGCTCGTATCCGATCACTCCGGCTTCCGACATCCTGCACGAGCTCTCCAAGCACAAGAACTTCGGGGTGCGGACCTTCCAGGCGGAGGACGAGATCGCGGGGATCGGCGCCGCACTCGGCGCGGCGTTCGGCGGCTCCCTCGCCATCACCACCACATCGGGTCCTGGGGTGGCGTTGAAGTCCGAGGCGATCGGCCTCGCGGTGTCCCTGGAGCTCCCGTTGCTGATCATCGATATTCAGCGCGGCGGGCCCTCGACCGGTCTGCCGACGAAGACGGAGCAGGCGGATCTGCTGCAGGCGATGTACGGGCGCAACGGCGAGGCCCCGGTCCCGATCGTCGCGCCGAAGACGCCGGGTGACTGTTTCGATGCGGCGCTGGATGCGGCACGGATCGCGCTGACCTACCGCACCCCGGTCTTCCTGCTCTCGGACGGGTATCTGGCGAACGGCTCGGAGCCGTGGCGGGTGCCCGAGGTGGATGAACTGCCCGATCTGCGGGTGCAGTTCGCGGCCGGTCCCAATCATGAGCTGGCCGATGGCACCGAAGTGTTCTGGCCCTACAAGCGCGACCCGCAGACGTTGGCGCGTCCGTGGGCGGTGCCGGGCACGCCGGGGTTGGAGCACCGGATCGGCGGAATCGAGAAGCAGGACGGCACCGGCAACATCAGCTACGACCCGGCCAACCACGACTTCATGGTCCGCACCCGCCAGGCGAAGATCGACGGCATCGAGGTCCCCGACCTGAAGGTCGACGACCCCAACGAGGCCAGGACCCTGGTCCTTGGCTGGGGTTCGACATTCGGCCCCATCACCGCAGCCGTCCGCCGCCTGCGCGCGGAGAACGTACCCATCGCGCAGGCCCATCTGCGCCACCTCAACCCCTTCCCGAACAACCTGGGTGACGTCCTCGCCGACTACGACCGCGTGGTGATCCCCGAGATGAACCTCGGCCAGCTCGCCACACTGATCCGTGCGAAGTACCTCGTCGACGCGATCAGTTTCAACCAGGTCAACGGCATGCCGTTCAAGGCCGAGCAGCTCGCCACCGCCCTCAAGGAGGCCATCGATGCCCACTGA
- a CDS encoding DUF4097 family beta strand repeat-containing protein, translated as MPTFDTPGAVSVTARVDAGSIQFTAGDRRDTVVEVRPRDPKKDQDVRAAEQTEVSYANGELTVRTPKVRYLMGRNGTVDVTVELPEGSRVDMTGAWAQVLGEGRLGEVRVKTSSGDVRLDVTGPLHLTASHGSITVDHIEGAAEITTSSGSLRVGFVDGPAVLKNSHGTTTVGAATGELRVSGANGDIDIARAESSVTATTAHGTLRVGEVARGTVQLETSYGAIEVGIREGTAAWLDVNSTSGQVRNTLTASQNPEKSEESVEVRARTRHGNIDIRRAKA; from the coding sequence ATGCCTACTTTCGACACTCCCGGAGCGGTCTCGGTCACGGCGCGCGTGGATGCCGGTTCCATCCAGTTCACCGCCGGCGACCGCCGCGACACCGTCGTCGAGGTGCGGCCCCGCGACCCGAAGAAGGACCAGGACGTACGGGCGGCCGAGCAGACGGAGGTCAGTTACGCGAACGGCGAACTGACCGTCCGGACGCCCAAGGTGCGCTATCTGATGGGCCGTAACGGCACCGTCGACGTCACGGTCGAACTGCCCGAGGGCTCGCGCGTGGACATGACCGGCGCCTGGGCACAGGTGCTCGGCGAAGGCCGGCTCGGTGAGGTCCGGGTGAAGACGTCCTCGGGTGACGTCCGCCTCGATGTGACCGGTCCGCTGCACCTGACCGCGTCGCACGGCTCGATCACCGTGGACCACATCGAGGGCGCGGCAGAGATCACCACCAGCTCCGGCAGCCTGCGCGTCGGTTTCGTCGACGGTCCGGCCGTCCTGAAGAACTCGCACGGCACCACGACCGTCGGGGCGGCGACCGGCGAACTGCGGGTGAGCGGCGCCAATGGCGACATCGACATCGCCCGCGCCGAGTCGTCCGTCACCGCCACCACAGCCCACGGCACCCTCCGTGTGGGCGAAGTGGCGCGCGGCACCGTCCAGTTGGAGACCTCGTACGGCGCCATCGAGGTCGGAATCCGCGAGGGCACGGCTGCCTGGCTCGACGTCAACTCCACCTCCGGACAGGTCCGCAACACGCTCACCGCGTCCCAGAACCCGGAGAAGTCCGAGGAGTCCGTCGAGGTCCGCGCCCGCACCCGGCACGGCAACATCGACATCCGCCGCGCCAAGGCCTGA